One stretch of Gouania willdenowi chromosome 16, fGouWil2.1, whole genome shotgun sequence DNA includes these proteins:
- the kcns2 gene encoding potassium voltage-gated channel subfamily S member 2: MTGQTLDRSRNRTRTDEAAAICINVGGFKKRLQSDTLSRFPETRLARLLHCQSKESILELCDDYDDTEKEFYFDRNPALFPYVLNFYNTGRLHVMAELCIFSFSQEIEYWGINEFFIDSCCSGAYHCRKMDQDREDWEDRSDVGSTTSSFDDLLEFYNDASKFDKQLLGIARRRVWLMLDNPGYSVASRIISILSILVVLGSIATMCMNSMVEYSLLDEEGQPTEDPRFEAVEHFGIGWFTLELAARFVVAPDLLHFFEHPLNVIDLVSILPFYLTLLINLVVESTPALANLGRVAQVLRLMRIFRILKLARHSTGLRSLGATLRNSYREVGLLLLYLAVGVSFFSVMAYTVEKEDSEDLSTIPACWWWATVSMTTVGYGDVVPGSIAGKLTASACILAGILVVVLPITLIFNKFSLFYKRQKQLEIAMRSCDFDEGIKEVPSVNLRNYYAHKVKSLMASLSNMSRSSPSEQSLNESVH, translated from the coding sequence ATGACGGGTCAGACTCTGGACCGATCGCGCAACAGGACGCGCACGGACGAAGCTGCTGCGATCTGCATCAACGTCGGAGGCTTCAAGAAGCGTCTTCAGTCAGACACCCTGTCCCGGTTCCCTGAGACGAGGCTGGCCCGTCTCCTCCACTGTCAGTCCAAGGAGTCCATCCTGGAGCTGTGCGACGACTATGACGACACGGAGAAGGAGTTTTACTTTGACAGGAACCCTGCGCTTTTCCCCTATGTTTTAAACTTCTACAACACAGGGCGTCTGCACGTCATGGCCGAGCTGTGCATCTTCTCCTTCAGCCAGGAGATCGAGTACTGGGGCATCAACGAGTTCTTCATCGACTCCTGCTGCAGCGGAGCTTAccactgcaggaagatggaccaGGACCGGGAGGACTGGGAGGACCGGAGCGATGTGGGAAGCACTACGTCATCCTTTGACGATCTGTTGGAGTTTTACAATGACGCGTCTAAGTTTGACAAGCAGCTGCTGGGGATCGCACGGAGGCGCGTGTGGCTGATGCTGGACAACCCCGGGTACTCCGTGGCCAGCCGCATCATCAGCATCCTCTCCATCCTGGTGGTGCTGGGCTCCATCGCCACCATGTGCATGAACAGCATGGTTGAGTACAGCTTGCTGGACGAGGAGGGCCAGCCCACGGAGGACCCGCGCTTTGAGGCAGTGGAGCACTTCGGCATCGGCTGGTTCACCTTGGAGCTGGCGGCCCGCTTTGTGGTGGCTCCAGATCTGCTGCACTTCTTTGAACACCCGTTGAACGTGATCGACCTGGTGTCTATTCTCCCCTTTTACCTGACGCTGCTGATCAACCTGGTGGTGGAAAGCACTCCTGCGCTGGCCAACTTGGGACGCGTTGCGCAAGTGTTGCGACTGATGCGGATCTTCCGCATCCTGAAGCTGGCGCGGCACTCCACGGGGCTGCGCTCTCTGGGGGCCACACTGAGGAACAGTTACAGAGAGGTGGGCCTGTTGCTGCTTTACCTCGCCGTGGGAGTGTCGTTTTTCTCTGTCATGGCCTACACGGTAGAGAAGGAGGACAGCGAGGATCTGTCCACCATCCCCGCGTGCTGGTGGTGGGCCACCGTCAGTATGACCACCGTGGGGTACGGAGATGTGGTCCCCGGGTCCATAGCGGGGAAACTGACCGCCTCTGCGTGCATCCTGGCCGGGATCTTAGTAGTTGTTCTTCCGATCACGTTGATTTTCAATAAATTCTCGCTGTTTTACAAAAGACAGAAACAGCTGGAGATCGCCATGAGAAGCTGTGATTTCGACGAGGGCATCAAAGAGGTTCCCTCGGTGAATCTGAGGAACTATTACGCACACAAAGTCAAATCCCTCATGGCCAGTCTGTCCAACATGAGTCGCAGCTCTCCCAGTGAACAGAGTCTCAATGAGTCCGTGCACTGA